ACATCGAGTTTTCGTATTTGGTGTGTGCGAACGGGTTGCGCCCGCGCGAACAGATCGGATCGCCGTCGGCGCACAGGTCGATACCCCGACCACTGAACGGCGGGCCGGCGGCGGTCAGCGGGTGGCCGAACTTGGCGCCGGCATTGCCGAACACCGCCATCGCCGCGACGTTGCCGGCGAGGTTGCCGGGCAGGGGCGGTGCCGAGCCGATGTCGCCGATCCGGTCGCCGACCGGCGGGAGCCCGGCCAGCATGCTGACGATCGCCGCGCCCTGGGAGTATCCGCCGAGGACCACCCGGGTGTTGGGGCAGTTGTCGGCCAGGTAGGCGATGCGGCCGGTGGCATCGAAGGCGCCGTCGGCGGCCCGGAGGAAGTCGTAGGTGGCCGGGTAGTTGATCCCGTAGGTGCTCAGGGTGCGGCCCCCGAGCTGCTGGCGCAGCGACTGCTCCAGCGCGAAGCCGACCCGTCCGATGCCGGGGGGCTCGCTGGTGCCGCGGGCGAAGATCAGTTCGACGTCCGAGCACGGTTCGGCGGCGGCCACCGGCGCCGGGCCGGCCAGGACGGCGAGGACGGCGACCATTGCGGATCCCAGTGCGGCCGACCGGGCCGCCATCGTGCGCAGCTTCACGATCAACATCTTCACATCTCGCGGTCAGGTGCGGGTAATCGGTTGTTCTGCCGGCGGGACGTCGGGCCAGTTGGCCTGAGCCACCTGGTCGCTGCGATCACCTTGGCGGGCCAGTGCCAGCCCGAGCAGCACCACCACTCCGCCGGCGGTCTGGGTGACGGTGATCGCCTCTCCCACCAGCGCCCACGCGGTGAGCACGGCGAACAGCACCTCGGACAGCCCGACCAGGGAGGCGAACCGGGGGCGCAGTCGAGCCACACCCATGATGCCCAGGGTGTAGGCGAGTGCTGTCGGGATGAGGCCGAGGGCGATGACGGGAACGAACCAGGGCAGCGTGAAGCCGGCGACCACGGTGTCCTGCGCGCTGAACCGCAGTGGGAGTGCGCCGGACGCGCCGAGTGCGGCGACCGCGATGGTGCCCACGACCAGTCCGCCGGCGGCCAGCGTGATGGGGCTCAGGCCGCTGCCGTCGGAACTGGCCTTCTCCGACATCATGAAGTAGCAGGCGGCGCAGATCGCGGCCGCCAGGCCCCACAGCACGCCGACCGAGTTGACGTGGGCGCCGGCGAACACGTCGAGCACCAGCATGATGCCGACGATGGCGAGCGCGACGCCGCCCAAGGTCAGATTGCCGGGCCGGCGCCGGGTCGTCGCCCACAGCCAGCCCACCACCAGAACCGGTGCGGTGTATTCGAGGAGCAGCGCCACGCCCACGGACAGATGGGAGACGGCATTGTAGTAGCACAGCTGCGCGCCGGCGATCGGGATGAGGCCGTAGGCGATGACGGTGCGACGGTGCTGCAGCGCTTCGCGGACCCAGCCCGGCCGGGCGAGGCCGGCGAAGACCGCCATGGCCACCGCGCCGCCGGCGAGCCGCGCGGTGACGGCGGCGGTCGGGGTCCAGCCGGCCTCCATGAGCGCCTTCGCCAACGGGCCGGACAGGCCGAAGGCGAACGCGGACGTGATGGCGAACAGCAGCCCGAGCTGGAACCGGTTCGTGGACCGCGCGTCGGTCACCGTCATCGAGCACCTCGGGATGTAATGAGTAAAGTGAATGTTGCTCATGACGTTATCGGCGACGGGAGTCATGCGTCAAATGATTTTTACTTATGACACGGAGCTCACATTGCGGGCGGCGTGCATGCTGGTCAACAGCAACCGCGGGGCGTCCGGCGGGGTCGACGGGGCCGCCGACACCGTCGGTGATGTGGCGGGTCTGGATGCCTATCTGGCCGAGTTCGGATGGACCGGCCGCCGCGACCGGGACGCCGCCGAACTCGCCGACGTGCACCGGCTGCGGGAACGAATCGGTCGGATCTGGGCGGTGGCCGAGGATGAGGAACGCACCGTCGGGCAGGTGAACGCGTTGCTGTCCGACACCAAGGCCTCGCCCTGGCTGACCCGGCACGCCGAGATGCCGGAGTGGCATCTGCACCTGGCTTCGATCCACGATCCGCTGGCCCAGCGGATGGGCGCCGAGATGGCCATGGCGCTGGCCGATCTCATCCGCGGCGGGGAGCTACGCCGGCTCAAGACCTGTGCGGCCCCGGATTGTGACGCCGTGCTCTTCGATGTGTCCCGTAACCGGTCGAAGATCTTCTGCGACACCGGCAACTGCGGGAATCGTCAGCACGTGGCAGCCTATCGGGCGAGGTCGCGAGACGGCTGAATCAGCTCCAGGCGCGGGTGCAGCGACAGGTCCTGTCGCAGCGGGGCGACGTGCTGCAGCTTGTCCGGAGGCTTCACCCCGGACGCCGATCCGTCGCCCTCGTCACCGGCCGGCCCGGTGTGTTGGGTCTGCCCCTCGTCGGAGGGCGGTTGGTATTCGGTCTTCGACGTCCCCGCCGTGGGCGCGGGCGGCTCGGATGTGGGGCTGGAGCCGGCCTCCCACCATTGTGTGGTCGGGGG
This region of Mycolicibacterium diernhoferi genomic DNA includes:
- a CDS encoding cutinase family protein, encoding MLIVKLRTMAARSAALGSAMVAVLAVLAGPAPVAAAEPCSDVELIFARGTSEPPGIGRVGFALEQSLRQQLGGRTLSTYGINYPATYDFLRAADGAFDATGRIAYLADNCPNTRVVLGGYSQGAAIVSMLAGLPPVGDRIGDIGSAPPLPGNLAGNVAAMAVFGNAGAKFGHPLTAAGPPFSGRGIDLCADGDPICSRGRNPFAHTKYENSMYIPQAAGFIAGRV
- a CDS encoding EamA family transporter gives rise to the protein MTVTDARSTNRFQLGLLFAITSAFAFGLSGPLAKALMEAGWTPTAAVTARLAGGAVAMAVFAGLARPGWVREALQHRRTVIAYGLIPIAGAQLCYYNAVSHLSVGVALLLEYTAPVLVVGWLWATTRRRPGNLTLGGVALAIVGIMLVLDVFAGAHVNSVGVLWGLAAAICAACYFMMSEKASSDGSGLSPITLAAGGLVVGTIAVAALGASGALPLRFSAQDTVVAGFTLPWFVPVIALGLIPTALAYTLGIMGVARLRPRFASLVGLSEVLFAVLTAWALVGEAITVTQTAGGVVVLLGLALARQGDRSDQVAQANWPDVPPAEQPITRT
- a CDS encoding CGNR zinc finger domain-containing protein is translated as MIFTYDTELTLRAACMLVNSNRGASGGVDGAADTVGDVAGLDAYLAEFGWTGRRDRDAAELADVHRLRERIGRIWAVAEDEERTVGQVNALLSDTKASPWLTRHAEMPEWHLHLASIHDPLAQRMGAEMAMALADLIRGGELRRLKTCAAPDCDAVLFDVSRNRSKIFCDTGNCGNRQHVAAYRARSRDG